One Paroedura picta isolate Pp20150507F chromosome 16, Ppicta_v3.0, whole genome shotgun sequence genomic region harbors:
- the DCAF7 gene encoding DDB1- and CUL4-associated factor 7, whose protein sequence is MSLHGKRKEIYKYEAPWTVYAMNWSVRPDKRFRLALGSFVEEYNNKVQLVGLDEESSEFICRNTFDHPYPTTKLMWIPDTKGVYPDLLATSGDYLRVWRVGETETRLECLLNNNKNSDFCAPLTSFDWNEVDPYLLGTSSIDTTCTIWGLETGQVLGRVNLVSGHVKTQLIAHDKEVYDIAFSRAGGGRDMFASVGADGSVRMFDLRHLEHSTIIYEDPQHHPLLRLCWNKQDPNYLATMAMDGMEVVILDVRVPCTPVARLNNHRACVNGIAWAPHSSCHICTAADDHQALIWDIQQMPRAIEDPILAYTAEGEINNVQWASTQPDWIAICYNNCLEILRV, encoded by the exons ATGTCGCTGCACGGGAAGCGCAAGGAGATCTACAAGTACGAGGCGCCCTGGACGGTCTACGCCATGAACTGGAGCGTGCGGCCCGACAAGCGCTTCAGGCTGGCCCTCGGCAGCTTCGTCGAAGAGTACAACAACAAG GTCCAACTTGTAGGGCTAGATGAGGAAAGCTCAGAGTTCATTTGTAGGAACACTTTTGATCACCCATATCCTACTACCAAGCTTATGTGGATCCCAGACACTAAGGGGGTTTATCCGGATCTTTTGGCAACCAGTGGGGACTACCTGCGTGTGTGGAGG GTAGGTGAAACAGAGACCAGACTAGAGTGTTTgctgaacaacaacaagaattctGACTTCTGTGCACCGCTGACATCTTTTGATTGGAATGAAGTGGATCCTTATCTGCTGG GCACCTCAAGTATTGACACAACCTGTACGATTTGGGGTTTGGAGACTGGCCAGGTCTTGGGGAGAGTGAATTTGGTGTCAGGCCATGTCAAGACCCAGCTGATTGCACATGATAAAGAG GTATATGATATTGCGTTCAGCCGTGCAGGAGGCGGGAGAGACATGTTTGCTTCTGTGGGGGCTGATGGCTCCGTAAGGATGTTCGACTTGCGGCATCTGGAACACAGCACCATTATCTACGAGGATCCTCAGCATCACCCATTGCTCCGCCTTTGCTGGAATAAACAGGACCCCAATTACCTTGCTACAATGGCAATGGATGGCATGGAG GTGGTGATTCTAGATGTCAGAGTCCCTTGTACTCCTGTTGCCAGGCTGAACAACCACAGAGCATGTGTGAATGGCATTGCTTGGGCACCCCACTCATCTTGCCATATCTGTACAGCAG CGGATGACCATCAAGCTCTCATCTGGGATATCCAGCAAATGCCTCGTGCCATTGAGGACCCAATATTGGCTTA